Proteins encoded by one window of Salmonirosea aquatica:
- a CDS encoding AIR synthase related protein: MTHSKLTTSDRYLQRGVSASKEDVHKAIANLDKGIFPKAFCKIVPDILAGDPEYCTIMHADGAGTKTSLAYLHWKETGDVSVWRGIAQDAVVMNTDDLLCVGATGPMLLSSTIDRNKNRIPGEVIAEVINGTEEVLEMLRGFGVEIYSTGGETADVGDLVRTITVNSTVIARMKRADVIDNAHIQAGDVIVGLASYGQAKYEKEYNGGMGSNGLTSARHDVLARYLAARYPESYDPEVSQDLVYSGSKNLLDTVEGTPLNVGQLILSPTRTYAPVAKALLDELRGQIHGMVHCSGGAQTKILHFIEDLHIIKDNLFEVPPLFKLIQSESGTSWQEMYKVFNMGHRLEIYLPKAYAARVIELSESFGIAAQIVGRVEAAEKKQVTIRSEYGEFVY; the protein is encoded by the coding sequence ATGACTCATTCAAAATTGACTACTTCTGATCGGTACTTACAACGGGGCGTTTCAGCTTCCAAGGAAGATGTACACAAAGCCATTGCAAACCTCGACAAAGGAATTTTTCCCAAAGCCTTTTGCAAAATAGTACCTGATATCCTGGCGGGCGATCCCGAGTACTGTACCATCATGCACGCCGATGGGGCGGGTACCAAGACCTCACTTGCCTACCTCCATTGGAAAGAAACGGGCGATGTATCGGTGTGGCGCGGTATAGCGCAGGATGCCGTAGTAATGAACACCGATGACCTGCTGTGCGTGGGTGCCACGGGGCCCATGCTGCTGTCGTCCACCATCGACCGCAACAAAAACCGGATTCCCGGAGAAGTCATTGCCGAGGTAATCAACGGCACGGAGGAAGTGCTGGAAATGCTGCGCGGATTTGGTGTGGAAATATACAGTACTGGCGGCGAAACCGCCGATGTGGGCGATCTAGTGCGTACCATTACTGTCAATAGCACCGTCATTGCCCGCATGAAACGTGCGGATGTTATCGATAACGCCCACATTCAGGCAGGCGATGTAATTGTGGGACTGGCGTCGTACGGACAAGCGAAGTATGAGAAAGAATACAACGGGGGCATGGGCAGCAATGGTCTTACCTCCGCCCGGCACGATGTACTCGCCAGGTACCTCGCTGCCCGCTATCCCGAAAGTTATGACCCGGAGGTAAGCCAGGATCTGGTATACAGCGGCAGTAAGAACCTGCTGGATACCGTGGAAGGTACCCCCCTGAATGTCGGACAGTTGATTCTATCGCCTACCCGCACCTACGCCCCCGTTGCCAAGGCTCTGCTGGACGAACTCCGCGGCCAGATTCATGGCATGGTACATTGCAGCGGCGGTGCACAAACCAAAATCCTGCATTTTATTGAAGATCTGCATATTATTAAAGACAACCTGTTTGAGGTACCCCCTTTGTTCAAACTAATCCAATCCGAAAGTGGGACGAGCTGGCAGGAAATGTATAAGGTCTTCAATATGGGCCATCGACTGGAAATCTATCTGCCCAAGGCGTATGCCGCCCGCGTCATTGAGCTATCCGAGTCATTCGGGATAGCCGCGCAGATAGTAGGCCGGGTGGAAGCTGCGGAGAAGAAGCAGGTGACGATTCGGTCGGAATATGGGGAGTTTGTATACTGA